The Merismopedia glauca CCAP 1448/3 genome contains a region encoding:
- a CDS encoding Uma2 family endonuclease yields the protein MDTIVTQTVRWTTSDLELLDTDEWKRYEIVDGELFVTRAPHWKHQKTAANIYLALQTWSIANSLGEANCTPGLIFTDTDSVIPDVIWISQERLKVLLDEQGHLTGAPELVVEVLSSGTTNERRDREAKLKLYSIQGVQEYWIVDWRSQKLEVYRREKSQLKLMATLFANDELISPLLPDFKYQINQFFSS from the coding sequence ATGGATACGATAGTTACTCAAACAGTCCGTTGGACGACTTCAGATTTAGAGCTTCTCGACACTGATGAATGGAAGCGCTACGAAATCGTTGATGGAGAATTATTCGTGACTCGCGCACCTCATTGGAAACATCAAAAAACAGCAGCTAATATTTATTTGGCATTACAAACTTGGTCTATAGCTAATAGTTTGGGAGAGGCTAATTGTACTCCAGGACTAATTTTTACAGATACAGATAGCGTTATTCCTGATGTTATTTGGATTAGTCAAGAGCGTTTGAAAGTTTTACTTGATGAACAAGGACATTTGACAGGTGCGCCAGAATTAGTAGTCGAAGTCCTATCTTCAGGAACAACTAATGAACGCAGAGATCGAGAAGCAAAACTTAAACTTTATTCGATTCAAGGGGTGCAAGAGTATTGGATTGTTGATTGGCGATCGCAAAAACTTGAAGTTTATCGCCGCGAAAAATCTCAACTTAAATTAATGGCGACTTTATTCGCTAATGATGAATTGATTTCCCCTTTGTTACCAGATTTCAAATATCAAATAAATCAATTTTTTAGCTCATAA
- a CDS encoding HEAT repeat domain-containing protein, with the protein QLKHPNPHLRERAMVEIADTADETTIPRLMAILEDEDVTYRRAAVKTLGVVGIEAIPRLVESLTHSDNVTIKGSCAKALAQIAVNYPEITFPESGIEGLKAALNDSNPVVHIASAMALGEIGSPALDVLIEALKTTDNLGLAVAVVGAIGSIEDTRGIEVLAAMANDESVDSYVRESATSALSRIDLIKNYKRG; encoded by the coding sequence CAACTAAAACATCCTAATCCTCACCTGCGGGAACGAGCGATGGTAGAAATTGCCGATACGGCTGATGAAACTACAATTCCTCGCCTGATGGCAATTTTAGAAGATGAAGATGTTACTTATCGACGAGCAGCAGTTAAGACTTTAGGTGTTGTAGGCATAGAAGCAATTCCTCGGTTAGTCGAGTCATTGACTCATAGTGATAATGTCACCATTAAGGGTAGTTGCGCGAAAGCTTTAGCCCAAATTGCGGTAAATTATCCCGAAATTACCTTTCCTGAATCGGGAATAGAGGGTTTGAAAGCCGCACTCAACGATTCTAATCCAGTGGTGCATATTGCTTCAGCAATGGCTTTGGGTGAGATTGGTTCTCCTGCTTTAGATGTTTTAATTGAGGCGCTGAAAACTACAGATAATCTAGGGCTAGCAGTCGCAGTTGTGGGAGCAATAGGTTCTATTGAAGATACCCGTGGTATAGAGGTTTTAGCTGCAATGGCTAATGATGAATCGGTAGACTCCTATGTGCGGGAATCAGCCACTAGTGCCTTATCTAGAATAGATTTAATCAAGAATTATAAGCGGGGTTAG